The genomic stretch agCAGCTACTGCCCTCATGTGGCGTGACTTTGCAATTACCATATGCAAGTTGCTTTGAAACCAGTGAGAAGTCATCTGCATTAAAAGCTCAGCTTCTGTCACTACATTTTCTAAGGGGTACAGATCAATTGTttgataacaaaataaataaataaataaataaagataccTTTGTCATTGTGGACATTTGTGTAATCAAATCAGCTTATCCAAGGAACTTGCAAGCCAAAGGATGTATGACGTGTGCAACATTTCTGGCAGATAACTGTATTAAAAAGACATAGTAAAACACAGTGAGTCAACTTTAGTCAGTGACATGTCACTGTAAATTAGTGTGGCCCCTCGGAAACCACAAAGTAGACTTCAAGGCCCAAAACAATGGCTTGAAGTCCAAATGTGATGTTTCCGCAGTCTGTCCTTCCTTACCTGTTAAATGTCCTTCACAGTACCTGCAAAAACTTTAAAGACATTCTATATTTGGAGgaacataaaaaatgattatcagGGTCAGATAAATCCGGGCAATATTTTAAACCGTTTATTCCAAACACAGGAATCATGACTTGATCTCATGTGTTcatattgaaatgaaaacacaaaatgttCTAAAAACGTTACAGCATAGACAGGCTGTCCCAATGTGGGTGACCCTCCTTATAAGTAAAAATATGGTCATTTCTATAGTTGAAACCAGATAAGCTCAAACAAAACTGGATTGAAATAGCTTAATATGCAATTTGAATTTCATCTCACATCGATGGATGCTTTTCTAGGTGGTCCATTTGAGCAAAATCCACTCACTTAGTACATATTTGGTATTTCTAGGGCTCCGATTTCTAGCTTGAAAAAGGCACAGCACTGTGAGTTCCACTTAGCGTATCAAAAATAAGGCTAAAACCTCTTTGAGGCTCTCCAATAAATCTCTCTTTTTAAATGCCATTGTACATGATTAACAAAAGGGCGGCTGCACCCCCTCCTCTTAGAAGGCAAAAACCAAACAGACACTGTAGGATTGTATCCCTGAGGCGCCCGGATAACTTTAGCCAAGTATAAAAATATCTCCTAATAAATCATAcgtgagaacaaaaaaaaacacacaaacatccaTAGACtattaaatattataaaatagcTTTCCTAAGCGGTTTGACTGAGTTAATCTTTTTTGGTTTTATGAAAGACAGCTTCCTCGGTGgggggtaaaaacaaaaacaaaacaaaaaaaaacaagaaaaaacaattaaaacaaaacaagattgTCTGTTCTGTACACTTCCCAGACTTGAACGTTggcgaaaaagatccaagtgttGCTGCAGCTGCCTGAGGCCTCGCTCCTTTAATCACTGTGATGTCTCCGTGGGCTTGTCAGGGTCCAACGCAGACAAAAACCATGAAAAAACCCCCATCTAAGGTCACAGATGAGGCAGTTTAGCCTTCCACCCCACCCCTCACTTCCACCAGACAGTCACAAGGGGGCGCGGACTCCTACAGATGGGGTCAAACTTATCATACCCAAAGGAGAAGGCGGATCTCAGAGGGATTTTGACCCCAAGTCTGCTTTCAAGTAAGCATTTCCTCCAAAACCGGGGGTCAATAATACCGATTGAGACTCCTAGTCCCTGGGACGTCGGGTTGTCCGTTCATCCAGATTTCCCGGATGATGCGTTCTCGTTCCTCCAGCCTTTGCGCCCTTTCCAACTCCTCCGCCGAGGTGAACACGTTCATGTTGAGTGTGCGCTCAAAGCGGCGGTGGCGTCGCGCCGACAGGTCCGAGCGGGCGTCCCAATCCGAGTCGGAGTCGCTAGAGTCCGAGGACGAGTCGGCGGGACGTGGTCGTTTCTTGGCGGCGggttgctgctgctgccgtCGTGGCGGGCAGTCGGTGCGGCAGGAGATCTGGACCACCAGCGCGAAGAGGGTGAGGAAGAGGCCCAGACAGACGCCGCAGACAAAGAAGAGCGCCGCTCTCTCTGGGTGGTCTGGCGGGGTGCAAAGCGGAAAGATAATGAGTGATATATGATGACAACTACCATCATAatctttttgtttcatttcaaatattGACTATTTGTCTCCAAGGCTAAAGATGGATTCAAAGAACTATTTCATAAAAGGAATCTCAAACCTCAATGATGAATTTTTAGTCACTATACTACTAATGAGATGAAAAGCATCCCTACTCGAGACGTATGTATACGCCGCCAGCGCGTTGCTAACGAGGGTCATCCTGGCAGTGGAGTTGATGATGGGGTTCATCTCTGGGGGGCTCAGAGTCTCGCCAGCCCCTATCGCGACCTCTGGATGCTTCTCCTGGTCGGAGCTGGTCTCTCTGATGCGCTTCCGATCTGGATTGGAAAGAAAAGACAGTCTGAATAAGCCCTCCATTGGTTCATGTGTCATTGTGGTTGAGTCACTCAAGtggattttttattcattttcttctgAGACGACGCATTAAATATATGTTAAGATTTGAAGCATGTATTCGTCTTCTCCTTACATAGTGGATGCGGAAATTACAGAATTTTATCTTgtccataaaataaataaatacaggaaTGTATGCCCACATTGCTGACACACTCGTTGTGGTCAAGCATTATTTAGTCAAATGTCACAACTATGCCAGGTCTGATGAATTTGCTTTGGACTGAAATTGCCATTTGCACACATAAATGTTTCCACCTGGACCTATGGCGTACATGCCCGCTAACATGACCAAGAATTCACGGTGAAACACATTAAGGCAGGCAGAAAAATAAGCCAAACACTCTTAACAGGTGGAATAAGTCATGATGGATCATTATTATCACATTTTGTCCTACAGCAAGAACTGTATCTTTTTGATATGGTTGAATCTTATTAATGACCCTTCAATACTTCCCACTTATTTGATGGTGGTGTTGCCCTCCAACGGCGAAAGGAATGTAGACCTTAATGTCAATGTGTCACATTCCACCCCTAGGCTTTACAAAACTCATCCCGCATCACTCTATCAAACACCAAAACACGTTTTTCCAGATCATCTGGAAGGTGGCAAGGAACCTCCACACAGGTCAAGGCCTTTTTTTCCAAGCACAAGTTGCTGTCATTCCTCACTAATGTCATTCCCATCATTTGTCTTCTAATTTAAATGCAGGGTGCTTTATAAGCAGTACTTTTGTTTTCTTGATTCCACTTTTCTCGGTATATATCAATCCATTAAGTAAGTTAGATGATTGTAAAGCCGCTAGTCCTAGAATACATGTGGAAACAGTTGCACCTTGGGGACTCGAGACCTGAATATAATTCATCTGAAAGCCTGATGGGGCCCCCTAAAACTGTTTTGTGTTAACCTCTTTCTCAGTGGGTGGGACATGTATGCAGTTTTACTCACCTGAAAGAGTGTTGGGGCGTTTGAGTGAGGTCCCCTCAGGAGGACTGTCTCCCACTATGTTGGGGTCATGGACGCTGGGTGGTGGGGAGTAAGCTGGTGGTATGGAGCTTTGATCTTGGAGTAACTTCTTTGGGACTGGAAGGAAATGGATGCCCAGGCAGAGAAACATGAGGAAGAAGACATAAGGGAACAATTAGAAGAACTGTACATCATTCATTGCCTTTGTAATAGCAACTACAGGATAGAAAGTGCAATTATCTTGAAAGGGTATAGCAAGTAACG from Stigmatopora nigra isolate UIUO_SnigA unplaced genomic scaffold, RoL_Snig_1.1 HiC_scaffold_26, whole genome shotgun sequence encodes the following:
- the eva1aa gene encoding protein eva-1 homolog A isoform X2, whose product is MNPIINSTARMTLVSNALAAYTYVSNHPERAALFFVCGVCLGLFLTLFALVVQISCRTDCPPRRQQQQPAAKKRPRPADSSSDSSDSDSDWDARSDLSARRHRRFERTLNMNVFTSAEELERAQRLEERERIIREIWMNGQPDVPGTRSLNRYY